Proteins from a genomic interval of Micromonospora sp. NBC_00389:
- a CDS encoding phosphatidylserine decarboxylase, with protein MTQSPAVRSTGRSGPVRIGERAARTLVTELARINDPKAALLVGASPQSAVLAAAIEALLPGDRLTVVAAESSSATALREHVTAQGRWVADRVRVVDSLAEAEAAGVVIAGEAFTGTAEETRSGIEDMAKYLADGAVLSVATTATPGRTTGAAAELARQDALYGVGADLVLRNSPPVRVYRLRFTPASPAAADRLAPAYRPSSVPLTRGMHIDSNGVAAAGITLGLAALARVARPSSKLWLLPALAAGPVAAFFRDPERDVPEDPNAVVASADGQVLSVQRLHDERFGDGEWLRIAVFLSVLDVHVNRAPVAGKVVDYFVADGGFVNAMKPDAEHNVAAYTVLDTSRGPVVVAQRTGLIARRIVQRAPIGALLAKGERFGLIRFGSRTDVYLPAEAAEPLVGPGDKVVGGSTVIARWH; from the coding sequence ATGACCCAGTCCCCCGCCGTGCGTTCCACCGGTCGGTCCGGTCCGGTCCGCATCGGCGAGCGAGCCGCCCGTACCCTCGTCACCGAGCTGGCCCGGATCAACGATCCCAAGGCCGCCCTGCTGGTCGGCGCGAGCCCGCAGTCCGCGGTGCTGGCCGCGGCGATCGAGGCGCTGCTCCCCGGCGACCGGCTCACCGTGGTGGCCGCCGAGTCGTCCAGCGCCACCGCGCTCCGCGAGCACGTCACCGCCCAGGGTCGGTGGGTCGCCGACCGGGTGCGCGTGGTCGACTCGCTGGCCGAGGCTGAGGCCGCCGGGGTGGTCATCGCTGGCGAGGCGTTCACCGGCACCGCCGAGGAGACCCGCAGCGGCATCGAGGACATGGCCAAGTACCTGGCCGACGGCGCGGTGCTGAGCGTGGCCACCACCGCCACGCCCGGCCGGACCACCGGTGCCGCCGCCGAGTTGGCCCGGCAGGACGCCCTTTACGGCGTCGGCGCCGACCTGGTGCTGCGCAACTCGCCGCCGGTACGGGTCTACCGGCTGCGGTTCACTCCGGCCAGCCCGGCCGCGGCCGACCGGCTGGCGCCCGCGTACCGGCCGTCGAGCGTGCCGCTGACCCGGGGCATGCACATCGACTCCAACGGGGTGGCCGCGGCGGGCATCACGCTGGGCCTGGCCGCGCTGGCCCGGGTGGCGCGTCCCTCGTCGAAGCTCTGGCTGCTGCCGGCGCTGGCCGCCGGACCGGTCGCCGCGTTCTTCCGGGACCCGGAGCGGGACGTGCCGGAGGACCCGAACGCCGTGGTCGCCAGCGCGGACGGGCAGGTCCTGTCCGTGCAGCGCCTGCACGACGAGCGTTTCGGCGACGGCGAGTGGCTACGGATCGCGGTCTTCCTGTCGGTGCTGGACGTGCACGTCAACCGAGCCCCGGTCGCCGGCAAGGTGGTGGACTACTTCGTCGCCGATGGCGGCTTCGTCAACGCCATGAAGCCGGACGCCGAGCACAACGTGGCCGCGTACACCGTGCTGGACACCTCCCGCGGCCCGGTGGTGGTCGCGCAGCGGACCGGGCTGATCGCCCGGCGGATCGTGCAGCGCGCGCCGATCGGCGCGCTGCTGGCGAAGGGCGAGCGCTTCGGGCTGATCCGGTTCGGCTCACGGACCGACGTCTACCTGCCGGCCGAGGCTGCCGAGCCGCTGGTCGGGCCGGGCGACAAGGTCGTCGGCGGCTCAACGGTCATCGCCCGCTGGCACTGA